Proteins encoded by one window of Cyanobium sp. NS01:
- the xseA gene encoding exodeoxyribonuclease VII large subunit, producing the protein MLAVPSPAPWPPGQALPRYSVRELNAAIGALIERGFAPRFLLEATVSRPQLKKGHLWMTLVDEQASISAVVWASQRQKLSLQPADGDGVVVVGKINFWASRASLCVQVLDLRPSLSSVMRRFEQVRGALIGEGLFDEERKRPLPHAPQRIALLTSVPSSALADMLRTAAERWPATAVLLVPIPVQGGVEARICAALRSLYGRGAREGIEAIVLARGGGSREDLAVFDGEDLARLLAESPVPLVSGIGHEDDTTIADLVADYRAATPTAALVALLPERQSVLASLLQTRRQLGQLIRWHLQGQRQQVGRLEERLQQLHPRQLLQQRRQTLRQTQALLRALSPEQVLRRGFSLIRSAEGELLRSVGAVRSGSQVMLEWADGRAVAEVREIGPNPSADQPRS; encoded by the coding sequence ATGCTGGCGGTCCCTTCCCCGGCCCCCTGGCCCCCTGGCCAGGCCCTGCCGCGCTACAGCGTCAGGGAGCTCAATGCCGCCATCGGGGCGCTGATCGAGCGGGGCTTTGCCCCCCGCTTTCTGCTGGAGGCCACCGTCAGCAGGCCCCAGCTCAAGAAGGGGCACCTGTGGATGACCCTGGTGGATGAGCAGGCCTCGATCTCGGCCGTGGTGTGGGCCTCCCAACGACAGAAGCTCAGCCTGCAGCCCGCTGATGGCGATGGGGTGGTGGTGGTGGGCAAGATCAACTTCTGGGCCAGCCGCGCCTCCCTGTGCGTGCAGGTGCTGGACCTCAGGCCAAGCCTCAGCAGCGTGATGCGCCGCTTCGAGCAGGTGCGGGGGGCGCTGATCGGTGAGGGGCTGTTCGATGAGGAGCGCAAGCGGCCCCTGCCCCACGCCCCCCAGCGCATCGCCCTGCTCACCAGCGTGCCCAGCTCCGCCCTGGCCGACATGCTGCGCACGGCGGCGGAGCGCTGGCCGGCCACGGCCGTGCTGCTGGTGCCGATCCCTGTGCAGGGAGGCGTGGAGGCCCGCATCTGCGCCGCGCTGCGCAGCCTCTATGGCCGGGGGGCCCGGGAGGGCATCGAGGCCATCGTGCTGGCCCGCGGCGGCGGCAGCCGCGAAGACCTCGCCGTCTTTGACGGAGAAGACCTGGCCCGGCTCCTGGCCGAGAGCCCGGTGCCTCTGGTGAGCGGCATCGGCCATGAGGACGACACCACCATCGCCGATCTGGTGGCCGACTACCGCGCCGCCACACCCACCGCCGCCCTGGTGGCTCTGCTGCCGGAGCGTCAGAGCGTGCTGGCCAGCCTGTTGCAGACGCGCCGACAGCTCGGACAGCTGATCCGCTGGCACCTGCAGGGCCAGCGCCAGCAGGTCGGGCGGCTTGAGGAACGCCTGCAGCAGCTGCACCCCCGCCAGCTGCTGCAGCAACGCCGCCAGACCCTCCGGCAGACCCAGGCCCTGCTGCGAGCCCTCTCCCCCGAGCAGGTGCTCAGGCGGGGCTTCAGCCTGATCCGCTCAGCTGAGGGGGAGCTGCTGCGGTCGGTCGGGGCGGTGCGATCTGGCTCCCAGGTGATGCTGGAATGGGCCGATGGTCGGGCCGTGGCCGAGGTGCGCGAGATTGGGCCCAATCCCTCTGCGGACCAGCCCCGATCCTGA
- the hrpB gene encoding ATP-dependent helicase HrpB, with amino-acid sequence MEPLPIDALLGSIEATLALPGATLLLQAPPGAGKTTRVPGAALGALNAGAGPATPRVWMVEPRRLAARAAAQRLAAELGEPVGQRVGYSVRLERRVSAATRIEVLTGGLFLRRLQADPALEGVGCLILDEFHERHADTDLALALVRQARELLAPDLRLVVMSATLELEALAAQMPEASVLRSAGRSHPVSVAHQLPRPDEPLARQVVRALESQGWPHDPVAADAALGTTALVFLPGQAEIHACGRALEACGWGDAIDWVALHGSLPLEQQSIAIAAARPGRPKVVLATSLAESSLTIAGVGLVIDAGLSRRSRFDPGTGLEGLVTLPASRASAEQRTGRAGRLGPGHCVRLWSPAEQQRRPAHDPAALLEADPLPLALQLARWGDPLGTALAWLDPPPAAALAEALQRLEQLQAIEANGRLSRHGRRLAELGLHPRLGHMLVVAEQWGAQPLASALAVLLSERDPLGRQEAGSDLLARLDWLRRQSSGHPLRRLQAQWLRQAAAGKASDPAMHLSGLPGNTPGDDATLTARLVAAAYPERLALARPDGRGRFLLRSGRGATLHPQDPLVGEPALAVAVLDGAQQDARILLAVPLPLEQLQALAEQQGQWLEQARWDASAGRVRCERTLRLDALVLERRPWPQADAAAVAAALQEGLCQRGLTALPWTAATRQLQQRLNLAHQYLGAPWPDRKDSALLEQLSSWLGPSLVGMRSLGDLAQLDLAEALWAELPWSRRRELDQLLPGSLTLPTGRQVRLDYSGGAPVLAAKLQEFFGVAEGPTVLGGRLPVTLHLLSPAGRPAAITSDLAGFWAAGYREVRRELRGRYPRHPWPEDGARAQPTRLTKAALGQSGATS; translated from the coding sequence ATGGAGCCGCTGCCGATCGATGCTCTGCTGGGCAGCATCGAGGCCACCCTGGCCCTGCCCGGCGCCACCCTGCTGCTTCAGGCCCCACCCGGTGCCGGCAAGACCACCCGGGTGCCGGGGGCCGCGCTGGGCGCCCTCAACGCCGGCGCTGGGCCGGCCACCCCACGGGTGTGGATGGTGGAGCCACGGCGTCTCGCCGCCCGGGCTGCAGCCCAGCGGCTGGCTGCTGAGCTGGGCGAACCGGTGGGCCAGCGGGTGGGCTACAGCGTGAGGCTGGAGCGGCGCGTCAGTGCGGCCACCCGCATCGAGGTGCTCACCGGCGGCCTGTTCCTGCGCAGGCTCCAGGCTGATCCGGCCCTGGAGGGAGTGGGTTGTCTGATCCTCGATGAGTTCCACGAGCGCCATGCCGACACCGACCTGGCCCTGGCCCTGGTGCGCCAGGCCCGGGAGCTGCTGGCTCCCGACCTGCGCCTGGTGGTGATGTCAGCCACGCTGGAACTCGAGGCCCTGGCCGCCCAGATGCCCGAGGCCAGCGTGTTGCGCAGCGCCGGCCGCAGCCATCCGGTGAGCGTGGCGCACCAGCTGCCCCGCCCAGACGAGCCCCTGGCCCGGCAGGTGGTGCGCGCCCTCGAAAGCCAGGGCTGGCCCCATGACCCTGTTGCAGCCGATGCCGCACTGGGCACCACCGCCCTGGTGTTCCTGCCAGGTCAGGCGGAGATCCACGCCTGCGGGCGGGCCCTGGAGGCCTGCGGCTGGGGCGATGCCATCGACTGGGTGGCCCTGCACGGCAGCCTGCCCCTGGAACAGCAGAGCATCGCCATCGCCGCCGCCAGGCCCGGGCGCCCCAAGGTGGTGCTGGCCACCAGCCTGGCCGAGAGCTCCCTCACCATCGCCGGTGTGGGCCTGGTGATCGATGCCGGCCTCAGCCGCCGCAGTCGCTTCGATCCGGGCACCGGCCTGGAGGGCCTGGTGACCCTGCCGGCCAGCCGGGCCAGTGCCGAGCAGCGCACCGGGCGGGCCGGCAGGCTGGGACCGGGGCACTGCGTGCGGCTCTGGTCCCCCGCCGAGCAGCAGCGACGCCCCGCCCACGACCCTGCGGCGCTGCTGGAGGCCGACCCTCTTCCCCTGGCCCTGCAGCTGGCCAGGTGGGGCGATCCCCTCGGCACGGCGCTGGCCTGGCTGGATCCGCCGCCCGCCGCGGCCCTGGCAGAGGCCCTGCAGCGGTTGGAGCAGCTGCAGGCCATCGAGGCCAACGGCAGGCTGAGCCGCCACGGCCGCCGCCTGGCGGAGCTGGGCCTGCACCCCCGGCTCGGCCACATGCTGGTGGTGGCGGAGCAGTGGGGAGCGCAGCCCCTGGCCAGTGCCCTGGCCGTGCTGCTGAGCGAGCGCGACCCCCTCGGCCGCCAGGAGGCCGGCAGCGATCTGCTCGCCCGGCTGGACTGGCTGCGCCGCCAGTCGAGCGGCCACCCCCTGCGCCGCCTCCAGGCCCAGTGGCTGCGCCAGGCCGCAGCGGGCAAGGCCTCGGATCCCGCTATGCATCTGTCCGGGCTGCCCGGCAACACCCCCGGGGATGACGCCACGCTCACGGCCCGCCTGGTGGCAGCCGCCTATCCGGAACGGCTCGCCCTGGCCCGGCCCGATGGCCGCGGTCGCTTCCTGCTGCGCAGCGGCCGCGGAGCCACCCTCCACCCCCAGGACCCGCTGGTGGGGGAGCCGGCCCTGGCCGTGGCGGTGCTCGATGGAGCCCAGCAGGATGCGCGCATCCTGCTGGCGGTGCCGCTGCCGCTGGAGCAGCTGCAGGCCCTGGCGGAGCAGCAGGGGCAGTGGCTGGAGCAGGCCCGTTGGGATGCCAGCGCCGGCAGGGTGCGCTGCGAGCGGACCCTGCGGCTCGATGCCCTGGTGCTGGAGCGCAGGCCCTGGCCCCAGGCCGACGCCGCGGCGGTGGCGGCTGCCCTGCAGGAGGGGCTGTGCCAGCGGGGGCTGACGGCCCTGCCCTGGACCGCGGCCACACGCCAGCTGCAGCAGCGGCTCAACCTGGCTCACCAGTACCTGGGGGCGCCCTGGCCAGACCGAAAGGACAGCGCCTTGCTGGAGCAGCTCAGCAGCTGGCTGGGGCCATCCCTGGTGGGGATGCGCAGCCTCGGCGACCTGGCCCAGCTCGACCTGGCCGAGGCGCTCTGGGCCGAGCTCCCCTGGTCGCGGCGGCGCGAGCTGGATCAGCTGCTGCCTGGAAGCCTCACCCTGCCGACAGGGCGCCAGGTGCGCCTCGACTACAGCGGCGGAGCGCCGGTGCTGGCGGCGAAGCTGCAGGAGTTCTTTGGGGTCGCAGAGGGGCCGACCGTGCTCGGCGGCAGGCTGCCGGTGACCCTGCACCTGCTGAGTCCGGCGGGGCGGCCAGCGGCGATCACCTCGGATCTGGCGGGGTTCTGGGCCGCCGGCTATCGGGAGGTGCGACGGGAGCTGCGTGGCCGCTATCCCAGACATCCCTGGCCCGAGGACGGTGCCCGGGCCCAGCCCACCCGCCTCACCAAGGCGGCCCTCGGTCAGAGTGGTGCCACGTCGTAG
- a CDS encoding DUF2973 domain-containing protein gives MNAILSQIFPILYGICFLALLWQAFRVMGQGFRAISAPGDRPPQRANAGVPSVPGAADRTGRLTIHPELLDAQGQLTDEDLLTVRFSGDNERPAFPGDPG, from the coding sequence ATGAACGCGATCCTCTCCCAGATCTTTCCGATCCTCTACGGCATCTGTTTCCTGGCCCTGCTCTGGCAGGCCTTCCGGGTGATGGGCCAGGGCTTCAGGGCCATCTCGGCGCCCGGGGATCGCCCGCCGCAACGCGCCAACGCTGGCGTCCCCTCCGTTCCTGGGGCCGCCGATCGCACGGGACGGCTCACCATCCACCCCGAGCTGCTGGACGCCCAAGGCCAGCTCACCGATGAAGATCTGCTCACCGTGCGCTTCAGCGGTGACAACGAGCGGCCCGCCTTCCCCGGCGATCCCGGCTGA
- a CDS encoding trypsin-like peptidase domain-containing protein — protein sequence MLAVLVAPPGWLRPFSQPLAPAASAQSRGSAAGAALGRQSFVAAAVRRAGPSVVTIDTERTVLVRGGRGGASSSLLNDPAFRQFFGLPQQRAAPPSQRTERGQGSGFIIQPDGLILTNAHVVEKTDRVTVGLQDGRRVEGTVVGLDRLTDLAVVRLAGRGPWPVAPLGDSEDLQVGDWAIAVGNPYGLDNTVTMGIISNLNRNAAKLGITDKRLELIQTDAAINPGNSGGPLLNADGEVIGINTLVRQGPGAGLGFAIPINRARDIARQLLATGKVSHPMIGIVMDLVRPGDGTGLTRGVRVASVLADGPAERAGLQQGDVVVAAGGETVLEPSQVVAAVERAGVGGEITLNISRQGQSRNVTLVPVQMGGA from the coding sequence ATGTTGGCGGTCCTGGTCGCTCCTCCGGGGTGGCTGAGGCCTTTCAGCCAGCCGCTGGCGCCCGCCGCCTCGGCCCAGTCCAGGGGGTCGGCTGCAGGGGCGGCCCTGGGCCGTCAGTCGTTCGTGGCAGCAGCCGTGCGCCGCGCTGGCCCCTCCGTGGTGACGATCGACACCGAGCGCACCGTGCTGGTGCGGGGCGGCCGGGGTGGGGCCTCCAGCTCGCTGCTCAACGATCCGGCCTTTCGCCAGTTCTTCGGGCTGCCTCAGCAACGGGCCGCCCCCCCTTCCCAGCGCACCGAGCGAGGCCAGGGCAGTGGCTTCATCATTCAGCCTGACGGCCTCATCCTCACCAACGCCCACGTGGTCGAGAAGACCGACAGGGTGACGGTGGGGCTGCAGGACGGCCGGCGGGTGGAGGGCACGGTGGTGGGGCTCGACCGCCTCACGGACCTGGCGGTGGTGCGGCTCGCTGGACGGGGACCCTGGCCCGTGGCCCCCCTCGGCGATTCAGAGGACCTGCAGGTGGGTGACTGGGCGATCGCGGTGGGCAACCCCTACGGCCTCGACAACACCGTGACCATGGGGATCATCAGCAATCTCAACCGCAACGCCGCCAAGCTGGGCATCACCGACAAGCGGCTGGAGCTGATCCAGACCGATGCCGCCATCAACCCCGGCAACTCCGGTGGACCGCTGCTCAACGCTGACGGTGAGGTGATCGGCATCAACACGCTCGTGCGGCAGGGGCCGGGCGCTGGGCTGGGCTTTGCGATTCCGATCAACCGGGCCCGTGACATCGCCAGACAACTGCTCGCCACCGGCAAGGTGAGCCATCCGATGATCGGCATCGTCATGGACCTGGTGCGCCCGGGCGATGGCACGGGGCTGACCAGGGGGGTGCGGGTGGCCTCGGTGCTGGCCGACGGGCCTGCCGAGCGAGCGGGTCTGCAGCAGGGCGATGTGGTGGTGGCGGCCGGCGGGGAAACGGTGCTGGAGCCTTCCCAGGTGGTGGCTGCGGTGGAACGGGCCGGCGTGGGCGGAGAGATCACCCTCAACATCAGCCGGCAGGGTCAGAGCCGGAATGTGACGCTGGTGCCGGTGCAGATGGGCGGAGCCTGA
- a CDS encoding ABC-F family ATP-binding cassette domain-containing protein, translating to MLRLERLGKIYPTGEVLRDVTWEVKPGDRIGLVGVNGAGKSTQMKIIAGLEEASSGQVVKQGDPRIAYLQQEFDVNLERTVREELFQAFGAAAEVLVRQHAVEHAMASDQAASDPDHLDELIHELGRLHSRFEALHGYELDARIDKLLPTIGFSAEGAEQLVGDYSGGWQMRIALGKILLQEPDLLLLDEPTNHLDVETIQWLEGYLIQQSAAQVVISHDRTFLDRVCTQIVETERGVSRTYLGNYSQHLEQKALEREATQAAFERQQKELSSQQAYIDRFRASATRSTQAKSREKLLEKVERVEAPIESIGGPRFQFPEAPRSGRLVAEIADLSHSYGDQILFLGASLEVERGDRIAFVGPNGAGKSTLLRLVMGMEQPSEGHARLGEHNVIAGYFEQNQAEALDLSKTVIDTIFEVVPDWTQTQVRSLLGNFCFSNESVFKQAGKLSGGEKARLALALMLLTPCNLLVLDEPTNHLDIPAKQMLEDALIAYEGAALLVSHDRYFISRVANRIVEIRDGELVLYRGDYAYYLEKKEEEAELARQLAISEAKAAKTAANREKQQARAAGRKGKGKAA from the coding sequence GTGCTCCGCCTCGAACGCCTCGGCAAGATCTATCCCACCGGGGAGGTGCTGCGGGATGTCACCTGGGAGGTGAAGCCGGGCGACCGCATCGGCCTGGTGGGCGTGAACGGGGCGGGCAAGTCGACCCAGATGAAGATCATCGCCGGCCTGGAGGAGGCCAGCAGCGGCCAGGTGGTGAAGCAGGGCGATCCCCGCATCGCCTACCTGCAACAGGAATTCGATGTGAACCTGGAGCGCACCGTGCGCGAGGAGCTGTTCCAGGCCTTCGGCGCAGCGGCCGAGGTGCTGGTGCGCCAGCACGCCGTGGAGCACGCCATGGCCAGCGATCAGGCCGCCAGCGACCCCGATCACCTCGACGAGCTGATCCACGAGCTGGGCCGCCTGCACAGCCGCTTCGAGGCCCTGCACGGCTACGAGCTCGACGCCCGCATCGACAAGCTGCTGCCCACGATCGGCTTCAGCGCCGAGGGGGCCGAACAGCTGGTGGGCGACTACTCCGGCGGCTGGCAGATGCGCATTGCCCTGGGCAAGATCCTGCTGCAGGAGCCCGATCTGCTGCTGCTCGACGAGCCCACCAACCACCTGGATGTGGAGACGATCCAGTGGCTCGAGGGCTATCTGATCCAGCAGAGCGCCGCCCAGGTGGTGATCAGCCACGACCGCACCTTTCTGGATCGGGTCTGCACACAGATCGTGGAGACCGAGCGCGGGGTCTCCCGCACCTACCTGGGCAACTACAGCCAGCACCTGGAGCAGAAGGCCCTGGAGCGGGAGGCCACCCAGGCCGCCTTCGAGCGCCAGCAGAAGGAGCTCTCCAGCCAGCAGGCGTACATCGACCGCTTCCGGGCCAGCGCGACGCGCTCCACCCAGGCCAAGAGCCGCGAGAAGCTGCTGGAGAAGGTGGAGCGGGTGGAAGCGCCGATCGAGAGCATCGGTGGGCCCCGCTTCCAGTTCCCCGAAGCGCCCCGCTCCGGCCGCCTGGTGGCCGAGATCGCCGACCTCAGCCACAGCTACGGCGATCAGATCCTCTTCCTGGGAGCGAGCCTGGAGGTGGAACGCGGCGACCGCATCGCCTTCGTGGGCCCCAACGGCGCCGGCAAGTCCACCCTGCTGCGCCTGGTGATGGGGATGGAGCAGCCCAGCGAGGGCCACGCCCGCCTCGGCGAACACAACGTGATCGCCGGCTACTTCGAGCAGAACCAGGCCGAGGCCCTGGACCTCAGCAAGACCGTGATCGACACGATCTTCGAGGTGGTGCCCGACTGGACCCAGACCCAGGTGCGCTCCCTGCTCGGCAACTTCTGCTTCAGCAACGAGAGCGTGTTCAAGCAGGCCGGCAAGCTCTCCGGCGGCGAGAAGGCACGGCTGGCCCTGGCCCTGATGCTGCTGACCCCCTGCAACCTGCTGGTGCTCGATGAGCCCACCAACCACCTCGACATCCCCGCCAAACAGATGCTCGAGGACGCCCTGATCGCCTACGAGGGGGCTGCCTTGCTCGTGAGCCACGACCGCTACTTCATCAGCAGGGTGGCGAACCGCATCGTGGAGATCCGCGATGGTGAGCTGGTGCTGTACCGGGGCGACTACGCCTACTACCTGGAAAAAAAGGAGGAGGAGGCGGAGCTGGCGCGCCAGCTGGCCATCAGCGAGGCGAAGGCGGCGAAGACAGCAGCCAACCGGGAGAAACAGCAGGCCAGGGCGGCTGGCCGCAAGGGGAAGGGCAAGGCCGCCTGA
- a CDS encoding anhydro-N-acetylmuramic acid kinase codes for MKVLGLMSGTSADGVDAVLASFAGPATTPRWELLGRAAVPYPADLRQRLIAFGQGDPCSAAAILELAEAVTDVQAEAALACDPQGQAELVGCHGQTVWHRPPAPEREGNSWQLLQATRLAARLGRAVVHDFRAADLALAGQGAPLVPPADAALLGRIDGWRGVLNLGGIANLTLIPPAHGPERHASLLGWDCGPANTLVDLAVERFSGGRHSFDAGGAWASRGHIDHAVVETWLQEPYFQQAPPKSTGRELFGRTDLERRLQDLRVSAGLASASSAPAELEAADVLASLTAFSAAAVAQELRHGPQPVELLLAGGGARNQLLVAQLRQRCRGVIVRPLADFGLQDSDREALAFALLAWWNHRGHPGNAPAVTGARRSSLLGVWVPPPGSAPG; via the coding sequence ATGAAGGTGCTGGGCCTGATGAGCGGCACCAGTGCCGATGGCGTTGATGCCGTGCTGGCCAGCTTTGCTGGCCCCGCCACCACACCCCGCTGGGAACTGCTCGGCCGCGCAGCGGTGCCCTACCCCGCCGACCTGCGCCAGCGGCTGATCGCCTTTGGCCAGGGGGATCCCTGCAGTGCCGCAGCCATCCTCGAACTGGCCGAAGCCGTCACCGACGTGCAGGCGGAGGCCGCCCTGGCCTGCGATCCCCAGGGCCAGGCGGAGCTGGTGGGTTGCCACGGCCAGACGGTGTGGCACCGCCCTCCAGCGCCTGAGCGCGAGGGCAACAGCTGGCAGTTGCTGCAGGCCACCAGGCTGGCCGCCCGGTTGGGACGAGCGGTGGTGCACGACTTTCGCGCCGCCGACCTGGCCCTCGCTGGCCAGGGGGCCCCGCTGGTGCCTCCCGCCGATGCAGCACTGCTGGGGCGCATCGACGGCTGGAGGGGGGTGCTCAACCTCGGCGGCATCGCCAATCTCACCCTGATCCCGCCGGCCCACGGTCCGGAGCGTCACGCCAGCCTGCTGGGCTGGGACTGCGGCCCCGCCAACACCCTGGTGGACCTGGCGGTGGAGCGCTTCAGTGGCGGGCGCCACAGCTTTGATGCCGGCGGCGCCTGGGCCAGCCGTGGCCACATCGATCACGCCGTGGTGGAGACCTGGCTGCAGGAGCCCTATTTCCAGCAGGCCCCACCCAAGTCGACAGGGCGGGAGCTCTTCGGGCGGACCGATCTGGAGCGGCGGCTGCAGGATCTCAGGGTCTCAGCTGGCCTCGCCTCAGCCAGCAGCGCCCCGGCCGAGCTGGAGGCGGCCGACGTGCTCGCCAGCCTCACCGCCTTCAGTGCGGCTGCCGTGGCCCAGGAGCTGAGGCATGGCCCCCAGCCGGTGGAGCTGCTTCTGGCCGGCGGCGGTGCCCGCAATCAGCTGCTGGTGGCGCAGCTGCGGCAGCGCTGCCGGGGCGTGATCGTGCGGCCGCTGGCCGACTTCGGCCTGCAGGACAGCGACCGTGAGGCCCTGGCCTTTGCCCTGCTGGCCTGGTGGAACCATCGAGGCCATCCGGGCAACGCCCCTGCGGTGACCGGTGCCCGGCGCTCCAGCCTGCTGGGGGTGTGGGTGCCTCCCCCCGGCTCAGCTCCCGGCTGA
- a CDS encoding peroxiredoxin — translation MALQLGDTVPDFTQESQLGPIHFYDYAGESWVVLFSHPADYTPVCTTELGEVSRLRPEWEKRNVKTIALSVDSAESHKGWIGDINETQSTSVDYPILADADKTVSNLYGMIHPKALNNLTVRSVFIIDPNKKLRLQITYPASTGRNFDEILRVIDSLQLTDYHQVATPVNWKDGEDCVVVPSISTEEARVKFPKGVTEVKPYLRMTPQPNK, via the coding sequence ATGGCGCTACAACTCGGCGATACCGTTCCCGATTTCACCCAGGAATCCCAGCTGGGTCCGATCCACTTCTATGACTACGCCGGCGAGAGCTGGGTGGTGCTGTTTTCCCATCCCGCCGACTACACCCCCGTCTGCACCACTGAGCTGGGGGAAGTGTCACGCCTGCGCCCTGAATGGGAGAAGCGCAACGTCAAGACCATCGCCCTGAGTGTCGACTCCGCCGAGAGCCACAAGGGTTGGATCGGTGACATCAACGAAACCCAGAGCACCAGCGTCGACTACCCGATCCTCGCCGATGCCGACAAGACGGTGAGCAATCTCTACGGGATGATCCATCCCAAGGCGCTCAACAACCTCACGGTGCGCTCGGTGTTCATCATCGACCCCAACAAGAAGCTGCGCCTGCAGATCACCTACCCCGCCAGCACGGGCCGCAACTTTGACGAGATTCTGCGCGTGATCGACTCGCTGCAGCTCACCGACTACCACCAGGTCGCCACGCCGGTGAACTGGAAGGACGGTGAGGACTGCGTGGTGGTGCCCTCCATCTCCACCGAGGAAGCCCGCGTCAAGTTCCCGAAGGGTGTCACGGAAGTGAAGCCCTACCTGCGCATGACCCCTCAGCCCAACAAGTGA